The following proteins are encoded in a genomic region of Gossypium hirsutum isolate 1008001.06 chromosome D05, Gossypium_hirsutum_v2.1, whole genome shotgun sequence:
- the LOC107903735 gene encoding uncharacterized protein, whose protein sequence is MWWMMNEGGGHCPKKSDDIYGDVCGQGLSRLSMSRIRCILRGIDLRTCILLFVLVPTCIFGIYIHGQKISYFLRPLWESPPKPFHDIPHYYHENVSMEKLCKLHGWGIREFPRRVYDAVLFSNEVDMLTIRWQELYPYITQFVLLESNSTFSGIPKPMVFASHRDQFKFVEPRLTYGTIGGRFKKGENPFIEEAMQRVALDQLLKIAGITDDDLLIMSDVDEIPSAHTINLLRWCDDIPLVLHLRLKNYLYSFEFLVDNKSWRASIHRYQTGKTRYAHYRQADEILADAGWHCSFCFRHINEFLFKMKAYSHNDRVRFSHYLNPKRVQRVICKGADLFDMIPEEYTFKEIIRKMGPIPHSYSAVHLPSYLLENADKYKFLLPGNCLRESG, encoded by the exons ATGTGGTGGATGATGAATGAAGGAGGAGGGCATTGTCCTAAAAAATCTGATGATATCTATGGAGATGTTTGTGGTCAG GGTTTGAGCCGGTTGAGCATGTCGAGAATCCGCTGCATACTGCGTGGCATTGATTTGAGAACTTGTATTTTGCTGTTTGTGCTGGTTCCGACGTGcatatttggtatatatattcATGGACAGAAGATTTCATACTTCCTTCGACCACTCTGGGAATCGCCACCGAAACCTTTCCATGATATCCCACATTATTATCATGAGAATGTATCGATGGAAAAGCTCTGCAAACTTCATGGTTGGGGAATTCGTGAATTTCCAAGACGGGTTTATGATGCAGTTTTGTTTAGCAACGAGGTGGATATGCTAACAATACGGTGGCAAGAGTTGTACCCTTACATTACACAGTTTGTTCTTCTTGAGTCTAATTCAACATTTTCGGGAATTCCAAAGCCTATGGTTTTTGCTAGCCATCGAGATCAATTCAAATTTGTTGAGCCCCGGTTAACTTATGGCACAATCGGAGGAAGGTTTAAGAAAGGAGAAAACCCTTTTATTGAGGAGGCTATGCAACGAGTAGCATTAGACCAGCTTCTCAAAATAGCTGGAATTACTGATGATGACTTATTGATAATGTCAGATGTTGACGAAATACCGAGCGCACATACTATCAACCTCTTGAGATGGTGTGATGACATACCTCTAGTTCTTCATCTTCGGCTGAAGAATTATCTTTACTCGTTCGAGTTTCTCGTGGATAATAAAAGTTGGAGGGCATCAATCCATAGGTATCAGACAGGTAAAACAAGGTATGCGCATTATCGGCAGGCGGATGAAATTTTGGCCGATGCAGGTTGGCATTGCAGTTTTTGCTTCCGCCACATCAATGAGTTCCTATTTAAGATGAAAGCTTACAGCCATAATGATCGAGTGAGGTTCTCTCATTATTTAAACCCGAAACGAGTTCAGAGAGTAATCTGCAAGGGTGCAGATTTATTCGACATGATTCCTGAGGAGTACACATTCAAGGAAATAATCCGTAAAATGGGACCTATACCGCATTCCTACTCGGCTGTTCATCTTCCTTCGTATCTTTTAGAGAATGCGGACAAATATAAATTTCTACTACCCGGAAATTGTTTGAGAGAAAGTGGGTGA